The Branchiostoma lanceolatum isolate klBraLanc5 chromosome 5, klBraLanc5.hap2, whole genome shotgun sequence region AGGTGTCCATGGTACCACAACAGCTGCACGCGGTGTTGTCCATTTTCAAGCTCCCCCTCCACCAATGGTTTCGCCTGGACTTCACCCTTGATGGGAACTACTTCAACACAACGGTGACGTACGGACCAAACCTCGACAAACAGTACTTCATGGAGGACCACTTCCCGAGAACCGTCTATTTCGACGACGTCAGCGGCCGCCATGTTTTCGGCGGGACGGACGTCGGGCTCCAGGCCATCAAGGGCTTCTTGGCTCACGCGAGACTTTACCGAACTCACGTGGTTCCGCATGACGTCATCCCCATCCCTCCTGCCAGCGACGCCATGTTTGCAATCGAGTTGCCGCAGGAGTACAAAAACTGCGAGGGATTCAAGAGGTACACCAACGTCAAGCTACGGCACTACAAGATTCTAAAAGAAGATGTGTTGAGGAGAAGAGTTTGTTTGAGTTTTTATGCGGAGAAGATGGAAAGGTATCGCCGCGGGTATGTGGATCCAGAATCGATCTGCACAGTCTATGCCGGCCCGGCTAAACAGGAATATGTCACGACGAACGCACTCATTAGAAAACAGGTCGCAAAATACACCCGAATCTACAGCTTGCACGACAAGGACCTTTCCGATCAGTTATACCAGAAAGCCATCGATACCGTAGACGTGGAGGGACTGAGAGGGGTCGTGAGTTCGATACCCATGCTGCAGCAGTCTGCGTGTTTGCGCGGCGGGCACGCGGCGTATCTGTTGTCGGTGCTCTACACCACAGGCGCCGGCGTCAAAGCCGACCAGGCCCGGGCCTGGAGATACGGACTCCTCGCCGCCCAGCTTAGCGGGAAACTCGGCCTGATGTCCATCGCGCACAAACACCACTTCGGGTACGACGGCTACCCGATCGACGACGACATAGCCTACATCTACTACAAGAACATCGCCGACCAGACGCAGAAGGATCGCGACGAACACGTCGAAGACGACGTCTTTACCGAGACTATCCGCCTCACCGACACCAACGCTCTGAAGGAAATCACCAACGAAAACGACGACCTCTTCTTGTGGCTGAAGTTCCAGGCTAAGAAGGGAGTCACCGACGCCCAGTCCGCCATGGCGCGCATGCTCTTCTGGGGACAGCAAGGCATCAAGCGTAACCTTCAAGCGGCCTTCCGGTATTACGAAATGCACGCGCAACAAGAACCTAAGAACCCAGAGGCTCTATACGACTACGGCATCGTCATGTTGAAGGGACAAGGCACCGAGAAAGACGTGAAGAAAGCCATGAACACCTTAAACAAGTCCGCCAAGTTAGGAAGTCCTGCCGCCATCAACGCTCTCGGCTGGTACGCGCTCAACCACGAGGGCAACGCTACCAAAGCGGCGCACTACTTCCATCAGGCCGACCGCAAGGGGAACCACGACGCGGCGCACAACCTCGGCCACTTGTACTGGTCGGGCGGCTACCCGGGTCTGAAGAAACCCGACAGGGGCAAGGCGTTCGAGTGCTACTGGCGGTCTGCGCAGAGGGGGCACATCGAGGGTTCCATCCAGTCCGCCATGATGTTCTATAACGGGTACGGTCTGCAAGAGAGAAACGCGTACAACGGCGTCATCTGGGCTCGCTTTATCGCAGAAATGAGCCCCGAGCTTGGCAAGACTTTGCGCAACGGCCTCCTAGCTTTTCGGCAGAAGAACTGGTCTAAATCCCTGCTATTCTACCTCCTTGCAGCAGAGGCTGGCTTGGAACAGGGAGAATTCAACATGGCGTATCTCTGCGAAGAAAACCCCGAGGGTCTAGCCGAAAGTTTCATCGAGAAGGACTGCAAGTGGAAATACTACAACCTGTCCACGCTGGCAGAGTGGCCGAGCTCGTACGCGCAAATCAAGATGGGCGATTTCCATTGGTACGGATGCGGTGGCAAACGCGACGCTTCGGCCGCGGTGAAGATGTACGCGAAGGCAGCGGTACAACAAGACCCCCAGGGTCTCTACAACCTGGCTTACCTAGTAGGAGAGGGGGTAGAGATTGAAAACATGACACTTCTAAAAATAGGCATAAATCCAGTACACAAGACAAGCAACGTCACTCTAATGTCGGAATTCTACAGCCGTTGCCGAGAGTCACGGAACTCTGACGCCTTCATTCCCTGTTCGCTGGCTCTGGCGAGAGTCCAACTCTTCGATATTTGGCAAAAGTACGAGGGTTTCCTCAAACTGTCCAGCGTCCTCGGcgtcgccatggtaacgtcGCTAACGGCCTTTGCCGTCCATGCCCATATAAGGGCAAACAGACAAGACGTAGATACGGTATAATAACGACCTATAGGGGTTACAGACAATGGCAATTCTGAGACAAGGTAAGTGGGGAGGACAATGGATTGTTTCTCTCAACTGAAAATGACGATGAGAATGGTGAACATCAGTAAAAAGGCTTTCATGATAGCTGATATTGAAAAAGTGCCCTTTTTGGAGACGACGCAGGGGCGAGCCAAGTGGTTCTGTATGTATAGAATATACGATATCCCCCCTAGTTTCTCTCAACTGAAGATACCTTAGAAAATGACTAAGAGAATCGTGAACATCAGTGAAAAGGCTTTGATGAtagctgaaattgaaaatgtaccctttttggcgaagccgtaggggcgagccaaatggatGTTCCGTATGTATGGAATATACGATATTCCCTTAAAAGTAGGCAAAATATAGAATTATACGTATATGTATTGATGATGAAATGTCAGTCGGAAAGACTTCGGGCCAGGTGTAATAATTTTAGATCAATAATTTCTCAGGCCTCTAGAAGTGCAATATGTGTCATAATACTTTAGAGGATGTCTTCCAAAACTTTAGAATTGTATGTAAATGTGGTATATGAACTCAAGGTAAACTAGAGAATTGCTTCCTCCTACATACATCttttagatatagatataaaatatattagcaaatatcaaatatgattttttttctttaagatGAATCCAGTATTTTGCTTGGAGCATAAAATGGGTTTTCAAAACAAGCGTAGTATCTTGTCCTAGTCTTTGTTCGAAATGATAATGATCGCAAtttatacgccaaaaaaaatagttactcaagcaactggataaaattttgaaacagtcagacgtttcagacagcatccgcttgcttgagtaactattgtttgcgtatcttactacctggatatctaaccttcatcaacgtgatcGCAATTTATGTTTGTGGGAACTTAAGAACTAGAAGGAGCTGTTTATGCGTTTTATGTTGTGGATAAAAGAATGATTCTTCGAGCAAATGTAAAATTGGACATGGCAAATATTCCTCGATATGCAAACACATTCCCATAGTCAATAGGGGCCAACATTTCTATGTTTAAAGCTCATCAGACTGTTACAGAAGAAGTGTACATATTCAGTTACCAGTTGATATCAATTAGTGGACATACTTGCAAATTAATTAATTGTCCATAACGTATATCAGTTTTGAATCCACGACAGAGATTCTGGTCAATCTCCTGCAACGTGTGAATGTGTCGCTAGGTGGCAATCGTAAGAGCAAGCAACATGAAATCATTGTGCCTTTACAGTACAATAATAATTTATAGGTTCACTGCTCTCTCATCTGTAATGTCACAGAATTGGCGAAAGAAAATCAAACGCAGATAAAATTGAACGCAGATAGAATTGAAAGGAAACACTCTTCCATAGAGGTACTTGTTAGAAAAGGTTAATGGTAACACAATAATAATAAGCTTTTATTGGTTAACGTTACAAATATGGTGCAACTGAAAAACGGTGGAACTGCCACCGGCAAACCCAATAAACCGAGCGTCGATAGTTAAAAAGAAACATTCTCCTTTAAACAGGTAGATGTTATAAGTAGACGTTATAATGATAACATACCGTGATTTGTTACAGATAGTCAGTAATTACCTGAGGGCTGAACTGCCATTGCTCCTTGTCCTTGCCCCCTAATCCATATAGTACGCGGggctctactctccaagcagaggagtgggtccggctggttttttaCTTATTTTTATGTGATTCTGTCGGGCTTTCTCTGTTGTCATATTTTGTTTGTCTCACCAAAAAacttgacaaagtagaaagcccgacaaaaacacataaaacacgtcaaaaaacagccggacccactcctctgcttaaAGAGTAGTGTAACTACATATTGACCAAATTTTTTATGTGCTTATTGCCTATTCGTTGCAGGggaaggtttaaaaaaaagtacgATTTGTTAATCTGTTTATGTTATCCTGTGCAGAGCACGCATGTATAACAGTGTGTTAAACACTGAGGGCGTCTACcctgaataaagaaaacagaaataaataaatagatacaattatgataatgatatgggAAGATAGAATTAAGAGGCTGATACGTTGAATGAAAGCACAGATAAGTTTCGGGATAAAAGATTCTGTATTGGTGTTTGGAAAAATGCAGATTGTATTCAGCCAGTTCTGCTGCTAATAAAATTTACGAGTCTGCTAAAAAAACCTGTCATTATCTTAATATTGATAAAGCGTTTGGACGTGCCATCACAGCCTCATGTTTGTTGGTTTtccacatgacgtcacagccgcCATATTGGTTGGTTAAACCGAGAGGAGTCAAATCTATACGTCTGTGTATAACGTGTTTTGCACGTGACTACAATTACAGATAAAAACTCAAACTTATGTGACAACTCCAAAGTTTCacaatccaacatggcggacgatgCTTACGTCATAGTCTCGCGAGTGCCAATAGACACATGTTTTGATAGGAACTCGCAGTACTGTTCCTGACTTCTTTAAAGGAAATTTGCGAGTCCCAATCTGAACATCTTTAGTGTGTGTCCAGGTTAACGTCCAAATATGTAAGCCATGTTGCCTGGATACCAAAAAGGGTTAATGGGGTTACGTGTGTTTTTCGTCGTCTTCTTCAATCGAACTCAAGCAGCCACGGGGACGACTGGCTTTGTGCGTTTACTTTATGCCTTTGACATATGTTCTGCCATGCCAACTAGCAGTGCCATTAAAGGAGCACCGAACTTCGAAGATGAATTTGATTTTGTTATGTCTTGtcatgaagaaaagaaaatcatttaTACACTCAGTTGTACTTAAGCCTGATTTTATATCAACTTTTACACAGACTGACATTTTTCTCATACAGCATACATTTCAAAAGCGGGAACAATCTATTGATACTTATCAATATTGCTGTACCTACATATAAAATATAAGAAGTTATTGGCCCTTCCAAAGAAGCTAATTAAACATTTAAACTCCTTGGTAGTTCCTCCTAGGTAACGTTACTTACATGTGGTTAGTTattatctcaatgaaaaaatactttttcattggtatattgttttgagtgtgtttccgtgtgtgtttgcgtgtttgtacgtttgtgtcaccggatgcttaaagtcagcataactgtagaacgtgtagatggattgtaatgatatttggcatgtgggtaggtgttgggaggagaaaggtcaaggtcgattttgggcccctggtatgtgccactggaactgcaatgtgTCACTGCatctgcaatggcgtatttgtaaaaatctctaaggagaataactgaagaaaggaaagacagattttcatgctatttggtacgcaggtaggttggacagagatgtacacactgaagtgcaaattaggcaaattgggactgaatttgcataagtaatgaggaaaatcttttgcgtttttttcatgtttgtgtcaccggatgcttaaagtcagcataactgtagaacgtgtagatggcttgtaatgatatttggtatgtgggtaggtgttgggaggagaaaggtcaaggtcgattttgggcccctggtatgtgtcactggaactgcaatgtgTCACTGCatctgcaatggcgtatttgtaaaaatcttctaaggagaataactgaagaaaggaacgacagattttcatgctatttggtacgcaggtaggttggacaaaaatgtacaatctggagtgcaaattatgcaaattgggactgaatttgcagaagtaaagtcagcataactgtagaacgtgtagatggattttaaggctatttggtatgtgggtaggttttgggaggagaaaggtcaaggtcgattttgccccccctggcatgtgtcactggaactgcaatgttTCATATATTTGTTACGCAGGTAGGTtgaacagagatgtacacactgaagtgcaaattatgcaaattgggactgaatctgcataagtaatgagaaaaatctttacctccattctaggcatgttgttggagctcacacctgtcacacctgttagtttcagaCCCAGATTTAGGTGCAAGGAAAGATAGACACTGTCAATCTCATGATAGTGGAACGTTTATACACAGAGCTGATAGATATATATGGGTAGTAAGGTTGTGATGATAATTTAGAGTTTCTTTGTTGCAACTTATTCCAAAGACTGGCTGTCACTATTCGGGTGTTATTTCAATCTGTAGTAGTACgttataaaacacatcatatataaaaacacatttcatggagattttgggtcttcagactcttgttacaAAGGAGATTCAGGTTTACACTCCAAGAATACAGGCAATACAGCAACCACTATTATGAATGTTGACTTCACTATTCTAAATATCATGGTGCTGATATGCCATCCAATAATTTTTTTGGTGCAGACGTATGGGGTACGTCAAAGTGTATGCATGACACATGTTTATGTTTAATGTTTATCGAAAAATGTCCAGAAATTTTTGCACACGAGATTCATGTATCCACACGCTGAGAATGCAATTAATGGAGAAACCACTGGCACTGTGTGGATGACAAATTTTCTCATGCAATTGTGATCCTTTTGCCATATATACAAGCCGAAGTTTTCAACAGCCTAATGTCATTCAATAATTTAATGGCTGATCCACTTTTCTTAACTCCCATGCTTAAGAATTTTCTCAATACTATAtatagtttatttttttcaaatgtagtTAGAACTGCAACAGCAAGTTTTCTTAAATTCAAGCTTAAAATGTGAAGGCCCTGTTGCATTTGTAACGGGCATAATCGGACAACAATATTCCTTCAGGCATAATAAGTAAAGTAGACAATCAaaaatgccacaaaaatcacaggGAAAACGATCCTAGCGAAGAGGTCCACTTTGTTCGCCTCTTTCTCCGCTGGGTGTTGCTTGTCCTCCTCCTCCCCGGCCCATGCTGTGGACTGTCGTGGCGTTGGTTCCACCCTGGTCGACCACAGTGCCAGCTGCATGTATGTGTgggaagcaaaaaaaaaagaattagagCGAAGGCTAGGCCGGCTCATCTGTTCTAGGAAGACTAAGGAGtcggatgtacatgtacatgtacagtgtttttCTTAGTATTGACGAAACATTTTAAATACATTTCAATAAGCAAATCTTACATGAGATACAAATTGGTGGGTACTTTAAGCACTATCAAGCCTGTAAAACCTTTAGTTGCGCGTCTTATGCAATCATATGTATGAATAGAATGTTATCGATAAATATCAATAGAAtattatctatgtaccagtgaatgccatacattgtgccttgtacaattgttgtgcaataaatttattttatctatttatttatttattatgtaAACACTTTTCACTCAGATGCCTTTGTGTTAAAAATATTAACACTTGTAACTCGGTAACATGGAATGGGAATCTAGATTTTAGCAATCTAGCTTTTAACATAGCTTTCTACTAATTAACCTAGCTGTAAAGAAGCTGTTTCAAACCCTGAATAGGAATAAAATAACAACCTTTCCTCCTGAGCAGATGTAGTTGACCAGAACAGTCTCCAGCAAGGTGAGCATCACCACAACAAGACATCCTATCATCCAGATGTCATAGGCTCGCACCAGGTTCGTCTGGAAGTAAAGAACAGATGTGTAATAGCCTCTAACAGACCTTTTAGGCTGCTGACTAAATATTAAAAAATGCCCAAATAGGCTGAGTAATCTGTCGCATTTTCCACCCTTTAGCATTTTGACATTCTCCCGCTGGACGAAAACACCAAATGTGTTATGATAGTCTCTACCACGATCCTGAATTGCTGGAGAAGTTGACCTCCAAACCTTACGACCTTGCACgatatggactatgagtatggcgcacaaatatgtaaatatcagtgtattgttttgtatatgtgtacctaggacctccctgaaaatcagtgcaaaGCCAttgagggagctaccctagtaaaagaatacagtaatagataaataaataaacccaCTTGTAAATCATTTGCCTAGGCCaatttttaatacttttttaGCAACCCAAAGAGACTAGAATCATAGCATACAGCTAGAATTTCAAGTGGCCAATCAAATAGGTCAGCGATTGGTCAAAACACCCAAGACGTTCATAACAGTCCCTAAGGTCACGTGTCTAAGGTGACTGGTTACTTGACTTCTGACCAAGACTGCAGTAACATAACTTTCAGAGAGCAAGCTGAATAAGTACCCAACAAACCAAAGAACAAAACTCGTCAAACATTTAGTTGATGGAGGTcttgactaatctccaagcagatctataggttgcgaagaccgtatccaactggcagaagaagtcgCTTTTGCAACCCAAgcttggattgctatacaagctccttcttccagttggatacggtctttgcaattcatttggcctgcttggaggctaggTCTTGACGAGGCTCACCTTGGGGTTTTCATCGTTGCTGCTCTTGATGATCTGAGACAGGAGTGTGCTGATCCCCAGTCCGACCCTCGCGTTGACCTCTCGGGGGTGCAGCCAGGTGCCGAGCCATGACGTACACACCACTGACGCAGTGGCCAGGAAGGTCTGGAGCACGTGACGCTGCAGACCGCGGGAAAACTGCAGACGGACGTCCAGGGTGGAGATCTCACTCAGACCTGAAACATGAGCACATCATATTCGTTACTCTCCTTTGAAAGTTTCAAGAATCAACGACAGACTTTCAGATGCAAGATACTATTTTTTCAAGTTGGGTGTCTATCATTTGattcttaacatttttttgtttctaagCCATTAATGAaacatttgtgtttgtgtttgaacaaTTCGTCTTTTTAACGTTTCTGCAGTTCATTTGGAAATATGTGTGATGTCACCGAGACTTAGTATCTTTATGAGAATACGAAAGATCAGTTCACCTGATGTGTTGGACTTCTTGCACTCGTTGGTGTTGTACTGGCAGCTGCCGAAGTAGGCTTTGCACACAGTGCACTTGTTCCCCTGACTGCACCCCCTCATACCAGGGCAGTGGTTGGCGCTGTAGGCACACTTGCCTGTGAGCAGATGGCAGGCTGCAAGAAAACATATACTGTCGCAAGTTAGTAGTGTTCACGTTCAGAAATACAACAACTGTAACTGTAGTTGTACTGTAATGCAGAagtgctcgcggtggttttatgttcgcggttttcgcggtgaactcttcggcgtagacttaaaaccaccgtgaaaactTTTGCCCGCCCatggctgtagcgctactattgtttcaaacgcgaaattAAGACCGCGAAGACTCTATTTTcgtcctaccgcgaaataaaaaccccgcgaacttaagtgcatttacagtatatgcttTTCTAGGCGAGTGTTGCCATTTTTCCAAGGGAAGGTAGCTTAGTTTGGGGGATGGCATCTTCTAGAGACCGCAGATGATGACAAAACATAGACTGTTGACGATTACCTGGCGCagttttgtccattttctgGATCGAAGAATGAACCCTCAGCCCTGTCAGTTCGAACTGCGACACGATGGCGGTCATGTCTGTCGTCACGGGCCCGGGAGAGCTTGAGTTCTTTCCCGGGAGGAGGGGGAAATACAATCCGCTGTCTGCAGAAAACACCAATCTAATCTACTTGCCAATCGATGCACCACAGTACATTACCTTGAACTGGGAAAATCACAAATGACTAAATCCTTTGTGTAGAATTCATCAATTATCATACCATGTCCATTGTATTAAGTTCTTAAGGTGATATTTACTTCACAACAGCTCAGAGCATCTGGAACActgatgctttttttttcagaaaaaaaggaagatatCTTACATCCACGTAGTTTTAATCTGCATTCCTGTTGATCCAATGGGTACCTCGCTATACTCGGCACACAGGTCAGGTACAGAGTCCCCCTGTAAATGGATAATCTACATGTTAGTACGGTGTCTAATGCGTCTAAAACTATAGAATGGTAGTAAAAAGAGTATTTACAAGCAATGCAATATAACGCATAAAGATAGCGTTCAACAGACATGCAAACATACCTCagaatgtatatacatatagaatagtACCTAAACCCAATCAGGAATGGGTCATATTGATCAATGTGGTGATAtgtcaaatttttcaaattcaaatttttcaaattcaaatttttcaaattcaaatttttcgaattcaaatttttcaaatttaatgTGAGTTAAGTCATACATTTGATAGCAACAGGACAGAAAACTTTACAGGATTGTTGTATTTCAGTAAGGAACTTATAGGACTGGATCTAGAGAGAGGTGAGGTTAGATATACAAGGAGGAAGCTCACGTCAGCCTGTGGACTAAGCCTCCAGATGGATGAAGCCACATGCTGATGTCATGGTCGCTTCCTCCTCTCCCGCGCTTTCCCTTCTTGGTGACGTCAGCAGCCCTCCGCACGGCCGCTCCGAACGCCAGCGGAGGGGCCCACATCCGAGATGCCGGCACTGGTGTCCAGTGGGTGGTCAGGCCGCGGAGACGGGGGTCAGCCCACGCCATGGTGTACCCCACTGTCACTGACAGGTTCTGTAAGAAACCATCAACCATAATAATCACTTTATCACATTTCATGAATGTTACGTTTACTTATTTTAGGGAAAGTTTTCTTTAATCTTTAAGTACTGCTTCTAAAGATTCAAGCCATGTGCCTGAGTACATATAGAAGAccgatagggggagggggtcaaGACGGCAGGGAAAACTAGCCTATCAATATTAATATCATATTGTTTCAATATATCATCTATTCCACTCCATTCTATCATCATCTTCTATTTTTGCTGGTCAATAACGACGTTATCTATTTCAATATCGTTCATGGGTTATGCTTATTCATTTTAACTTCATTGATGTTATTATCAGTATTTTATGGCATAAACAGTAGGGTAAAAAAGTAATATTTCCCTAAAATTGAATGTTGTGCTAGAAACCAAGAATTGCAATGATGAAAGTTGATTACCATAAGTCACTGACCGCGTTCTCTTCCGACAGAGGTCCGACATGAAGAACCGTCACCGCTGACGTCACATCAAACTTCTCTTCTGTTGTGCAATTAAAGATAAACAAAGCAAATATTCTATAAGTTGCCTGTGAGCAAACAGACTATATCATCATACAACATAAACTTGTTGCACCTTATTGTGTAGGCATTTGACAAATGTGTAGAATaagcaaaaaaagacattcaagAAGTTGCCTTTGAGCAAACAGACTACATCATCATACAATATAAACATGTCGCACGTTATTGTATAGGTATTTATgtagaataaacaaaacaaatattctagAAGTTGCCTGTGGGAACACAGACTATATTATCATACAATATAAACTTGTTGCACTTTATTGTATAGGCAATtatgtaaaataaacaaaactattATTCTAGAAGTTGCCTTTGAGCCTACAGACTAAATCATCATACAATATAAACATGTCACACTTTATTGTATAGGCATTTATgtaaattaaacaaaacaaatattccaGAAGTTGCCTGTGAGCCTACAGACTATTAGCTATATATCATCATACAATATAAACATGTCGCAAGTTATTGTATCGGCATGTATgtaaattaaacaaaacaaatattctagAAGTTGCCTTTGAGCATAAAGAATATATCATCATACAATATAAACATGTCGCACGTTATTGTATAGGCATTTACGTAAAATAGACAAAATAAATATTCTAGAAGTTACCTGTGACAATGCAAATTATATAATCATACAATATAAACATGTCGCACGTAATTGTATATGCATTTatgtaaaataaagaaaacaaagcaaatattCTAGAAGTTGCGCCTGTGGGAATAAAGACCATATCATCATACAATATAAACATGTCGCACGTTATTGTATAGGCATTTATgtagaataaacaaaacaaaaccaataTTCTAGAAGTTGCCTGTGGGAATAAAGACCATATCATCATACAATATAAATATGTCGCATGCTATTGTATAACTATAAACATCTATGTAGAATAAACAAAACCAATATTCTAGAAGTTGCCTTCGAGAATAAAGACTATATCATCATACAATATAAATATGTCGCACGCTATGGTATAACTGCATCTATGTAGAATagacaaaacaaatattctagAAGTGAGAATAAAGACTATATCATCATATAATATAAACATATCGCACTCTATTGTATAGGCATTTTtatgtaaagtaaagtaaacaaaacaaatattctagAAGTTGCCTGTGAGCATACAGAACATATCATCATATGATACAAATCGTATGATGATATGTTATGCTCAACTGTATAGGTATTTTGATCGTGCATGAATTTTTAATGTCAGCAACATGAAAGGTTTTTACAATGATACAACGGAGCTGTCAATCATTGCATAGCAACTGTCAATTAAGCCCATGGCAACGTACGGCTGGGGTGATGTACTGACATTGATAGATGCAAAGAATTTGGCCTTGAACGGCTTGCATTGAGGATGGTTACTCTTCTTATACGCCGACCAGAAGAAACTATTTAACAATTACAAAAGcgtcaaatcaatcaatcaatcaatcaatcaatcaatcaatcaatcgctCAATTAGTCAATGACTTTCTATTGAAACACCATAAGTGGCGTTTTGACTTAATATCATTGGTGTTAGATTTACCACTATTGTACTCTTGCGTGTGCGTATCGGGCCTCTAGCGGGGCTGATAAAAAAATGAGTCAACACACTTTGTTCTGTTTGTAAGTTTCTGTACGTCTCATTCACTCTAAAGTAGAATCTAAAGTACCTTGAACCAAAAGAACAAAACGAAACGAAAGGCTGGAGGACATTGTTATACACAGTAGAAGTAGGGTGCCGTGGTGTCGTGGGAACCTCTCTAGCTAGACTTTGTAAAGACCTAGCCATTGAGAAGAAGGTCATAAAAAGAATGGCAGAGGAAGTGGAGAAATCTAGCTTCTGGTTGTGGATCATAAGAAGGGAAAAAGCCTGGGGGAAGAAGGAGACATCATAAGTGCAAGAGTCTTAAGGAGCAGCAGTGAGGCAGGGTGGAGACGTCCTCCCTGTCGCTGCAGTAGTGGTAGCAGCAGCAGTAGTTGCAGTAGTAGAAGTAGCAGTAGTATATACAGTAGTAGGAGGAGCAG contains the following coding sequences:
- the LOC136435937 gene encoding glycine receptor subunit alpha-4-like — protein: MNCLSEISTLDVRLQFSRGLQRHVLQTFLATASVVCTSWLGTWLHPREVNARVGLGISTLLSQIIKSSNDENPKTNLVRAYDIWMIGCLVVVMLTLLETVLVNYICSGGKLALWSTRVEPTPRQSTAWAGEEEDKQHPAEKEANKVDLFARIVFPIEITPE
- the LOC136435656 gene encoding protein sel-1 homolog 3-like, coding for MAALAVFWTIILATLVSSQQQQLLRQQGTTGSRQMSMVVDKKSLTEQDFVRVLNAPEFFTATPDLVVPVEYRCSKDRIIGVDVRASSLVRNNVDIFKFRWQCEKTLGQSKVRTVAITLPDTVLYKEDRLVRRAVFVTSMELRVWLIDKSLWTQYKMNHYVRALAKVSYPMKSVPPYSRPPKDHKQCWRWDVEMIDRYTDDFKYATCPLEPEVVDFFTFPVAFGGYKRGVVKELPKFKDLALRQHMGEISTKARWTLSVWVYLQKYCSMNLCGLYHKAAVDDFYLTPVIFVTDTGHLFVQVSMVPQQLHAVLSIFKLPLHQWFRLDFTLDGNYFNTTVTYGPNLDKQYFMEDHFPRTVYFDDVSGRHVFGGTDVGLQAIKGFLAHARLYRTHVVPHDVIPIPPASDAMFAIELPQEYKNCEGFKRYTNVKLRHYKILKEDVLRRRVCLSFYAEKMERYRRGYVDPESICTVYAGPAKQEYVTTNALIRKQVAKYTRIYSLHDKDLSDQLYQKAIDTVDVEGLRGVVSSIPMLQQSACLRGGHAAYLLSVLYTTGAGVKADQARAWRYGLLAAQLSGKLGLMSIAHKHHFGYDGYPIDDDIAYIYYKNIADQTQKDRDEHVEDDVFTETIRLTDTNALKEITNENDDLFLWLKFQAKKGVTDAQSAMARMLFWGQQGIKRNLQAAFRYYEMHAQQEPKNPEALYDYGIVMLKGQGTEKDVKKAMNTLNKSAKLGSPAAINALGWYALNHEGNATKAAHYFHQADRKGNHDAAHNLGHLYWSGGYPGLKKPDRGKAFECYWRSAQRGHIEGSIQSAMMFYNGYGLQERNAYNGVIWARFIAEMSPELGKTLRNGLLAFRQKNWSKSLLFYLLAAEAGLEQGEFNMAYLCEENPEGLAESFIEKDCKWKYYNLSTLAEWPSSYAQIKMGDFHWYGCGGKRDASAAVKMYAKAAVQQDPQGLYNLAYLVGEGVEIENMTLLKIGINPVHKTSNVTLMSEFYSRCRESRNSDAFIPCSLALARVQLFDIWQKYEGFLKLSSVLGVAMVTSLTAFAVHAHIRANRQDVDTV